From the genome of Synechococcales cyanobacterium T60_A2020_003:
GGCTCGTACCGTCGCCGAATTTGTGTGCGAGGACTAGCGGCGTTGGTGATAGAGAGGGATTACACGCCTTGCTCTACTTGGTCAGCACAACGGAATAGGCAAGGCGATCGCCCCGTGACAGCGTTTCTCCGCACAGAATGGGGCGGTTCCCTGTATGGGCTAAGTAGCGATAGACCAAAATGGGGCCACCCAGGGGCACATTCAATCGTTGACTCAGTTCATTATCCGCATGGGTCGATTCCAGCGTGGCCTCAATGCGATGAATCGAAACACCATTACGCTCCAGGATCGGAAACGTCATGGCACACTGAAGCTCGGTAGCGTAGGCTTGTCCTAATTCGGCAACGAGGTAGGTCATGTCTAAGGCAGAAGGAATGCCATCAATCAGCAACACCTTTTTTTGAAAATAGACTTCGGACTGGCGAGGAATTTGCAACTTCTGGCCTATATGATCCGGGACAGAGATCGGTTCGAATATCAAATTTTCAATCGCGCTGGCAAAACCCTGCCGTGCCAGGTCTTCTTCAACAAACACAATGGGATTGGACAAAAAATAGGTGGCTTTCCGCTGCTCCTTCACAAACACGCCGCGCCCACGCTGGGTGATGACGAGTCCCTGCTGCACGAGATTGGCGATCGCCCGCCTCACCGTAATCCGACTGACTTCGAATTGCTCCATGAGTTGATGTTCACTTGGAATCTTGGTTCCTGGCGGATAGCGCCCCTCCAAGATTTGGGTGCGAAGCTTTTCTGAAATCACCAAGTGCAGGGGAGGAGACCTGCGATTAGATGTGCTGTTTGCCATTAGCGATGCTCAGATATTGATGCAAATGCTACGCCTCTAAAAAAACGGAAAGGCATGAGCATCGAGTTTAAGTGACGAAAATGAAGATTCTATTCCGTATTGTAGCGATATTTAGTAATTCCTAGAGAAAATATTAGAATCACGCTTTTTAGGGCGACAAAATTTAATGAGGCTAGGTTCTAGCTCCTAAAAGGGCACAGTACAATCAAGGAGCAGTCAAACAATAGGTGCCCATGATAAATCGCGATCGCCCACCGCTGCAGCCCGGTCAAGAATCCGTGTGGGACTATCCCCGTCCACCCCGCCTAGAAGACACCAATCACCATATCCAGGTGGTACTAAACGGAGTCACCCTGGCGGATACCCACCGGGCTAAGCGGGTACTCGAAACCAGTCATCCTCCGGTGTACTACATTCCACCAGAGGACGTACGCATGGAGTATTTAACGCAATCTTCCCGTTCCTCCTTTTGCGAATGGAAAGGACGGGCAGGGTATTACACGATTACCGTGGGCGATCGCTGTGAACCTGATTCGGCCTGGTTTTACGCCAATCCAACTCCGACTTTTGCAGGCATTCAGAACTACATCGCGTTTTATCCCAGTCGGATGGATGCTTGTATTGTGAATGGTGAGCCAGTGACGCCACAACCGGGAGACTTTTACGGGGGCTGGATTACGAAAAACATCGTGGGGCCGTTCAAAGGCGCACCGGGAACCTGGGGATGGTAAGTAATGGCCGGGTTAAATGTACGAGAGGGGCGATCGCCCAACGATTACGCCCGCCGTGCGCCGATAGTGTTCTGGTAGGCGGGACGGTCTGTGAGCTGGTTAACGTAGGTATTGAGTGCGGGATACTCCTCGTAGGTGATACCCAGCATCAGGGTCATGTAACTCAGGTAAGCGCCAACAGCTACATCTGCGACGGTAAACGTGTCTCCCATTAAAAAGGGGTGCTGGTCTAGGATTTGATTCAAGGCCGGAAAGAGAGTGGCTCTTTCCTTTTCGCGGGTACTTTCGGTAAACAACCCAGGCCCCAGGGTGGCATTGGCAAACAGAACCCACTGCGCGAGGTGCGATCGCTGTTCCAGCGTCGATGCATCCTGGCTATATTTCTCCGCTAGATAAAGCAGGATTGCCCCCGATTCCCATAGGGTGAAGTCTCCATCGACTAGAGCCGGAACCTTACCCATCGGATTAATCGCTAAAAAGTCTGGCTGACGGTGCTCGCCTACCTGCATATCGAGCAGTACAAACTCATAGGGCTGTCCCAGTTCTTCTAAATACCACTGCACAATTGACGCGCGGCTCCGTGCGCCACCGTATAGCTTCAGTCCCATTCCTATCTTCCTATCACACGTTAAGTATCGTGGGGATTGGATCTTCATCCTCTCCCCTCAGTGTTAATAACGTAAATCCTGCTGCTACGGCACTTCGTGGGTATAGGCGTGCTGTTTAACGTTGTCTTCGACTTTAACGATACGCTCAGAATTCAGTACTCGTTTTCGTTCCAGCGAGTAGTTGAAATCTTCACGCACCGTACCCAGTGGCACTAAGGACTGGGCAGAAGGACGAGCCTCGTAGGTGCGAGCCGCCGCGATCGCCCGCTCTTGGAACTGATCACACAGTTGGGTATTGGCGGGAAAGGCGTCGGGCAGGTGCAGCGCATTACCGTTCATCATCGCGCCGACCGTTGTGCCGATTGCTTTCTGATAGGAGGTGGGAATGCCTTTCACAATGGCTTCTAGGGCGGCGGAGGGAATGGGTTCGGCGATGCTAACTTGGTGAACCTCTCCATCCTCACGAATAAAGCAGGTCGAAAGTCCAAGGACAAGATAGGTATCCGGTGCGAGAGATGACAGATTAGAAAACTCGGTTGCCACGGTCATAATTTTATTTGCTGAGTATGTGCCTAAAGACTTTAGCCCTTTGCATTCTATCGCGATCGCCCTAATTGCTTCCCAACCTAGTCGCCCTATTCGTTATAAAACGAAACGTCTAGTTACGTCCGTTTACGTCACCACGGCTCAATCAATCCGGACTTATGCATACGCAGTTTCATAAATATATGTGTACGAAACAGCGACAAAATTGTGAAGAGGCTTTGTAAAGACATCGTCTATTAGGCTCTAGTTCTCATGAAAATTCAGTGAACCCTCGGTGATAATACGGAGGATTTTAACGGGATTCAATTCTGCCCAGAATTAACAGGATTACCGTATACCAAGGAGTTGAACCGAAACCTTCCCAAAGAGTGGCTGAATCTACTACGCAAAAGTTCAGTATTTTCAACCTCAATTTTTCTAGCTATACAAACTATCTAAGAGTCAGGGGTGTATTACCGGCAATTGACTGCTGACAAGTTGCGATCGCCAATATTTATAGCTCGAACTGAGATTGTTTTTCCATTAAACATGAGCTCAATACAGCAATCAGTAGCATTGATCAATTCACCCTGATCTAAATATTTCGCTGACTAAATATATTGATTCTGTTCATTGGTACTGAAGAGATGGATAGAGGCTTCTAGCAAAGTCTTGGATCAATGAGTTGTGCAAGTTCAACGTCAGTATCTATGAGGTCTATATGAGGTCTATATGAGTACGTATTTCCAGAAGGGTTGCCAGAAGAAAATTAGCTGTTTCTTTATTAATGTGCGTGGCAAAGGTTTGGCGCGTATGCAGTTTGGAACGTTGCTGCGATCGCCCTTCCCCTCCCAACCTCGACGATACATCCCTGTTCGTCAGTCTGTTTCTATGTGTAGGAAGTTTGGACTCTGTGTGAGTCGGGGCATTCTCCTTCATGACAGTGATCCATCCATGCCGCAACTTCGCCAACTTGCCCTCGCCTCTGCCCATGATGGGGATTATGAGTGTGCCATTACCACCTTCAATCATTTGCTGAATCTGTGCCCAACGAGTGCCGTTGACTATAACAATCGGGGATTGGTGCATTTTCAGGCTGGACATTTGGATCGGGCGATCGCCGATTACAATACCGCGTTGGAACTCGACCCCTATCTCGATAGCGCGTACAATAATCGCGCCAACTACTATGCCGCTAAGGGAGATTTCCTAGACGCAATTCTGGATTACAACCTTGCGCTGGAAATTAATCCTGACAATATTCGCGCCTGGATCAACCAGGGCATCACCTTCCGCGATTTGCGAATGTACGAGCGGGCGCTTAAAAACTTTAACCTGGCCTTAACGTTTAAGCAGTTCGAAGGCCGTATCTACGCCGAGCGAGGCCGCACCCATCACCTCAGCGGCGACTGGAATTGGGCGATCGCCGATTATGAGCGTGCCTGCCAGTTGTTTGCCCAAGACCCTCACCAACCCTCAGGAAAGCGTCTGAAACGCCAAGTCGAGCGCTGGATTAATGAACTGCTGTGCAATCTGAAGATGTAGTCTGGCGCAGCTAGGGAACCGTAACCGGAATTAGGGTTTGTTCAGGTAAGTAGCTGGCAAATCGTCCATCCTCTGCCAGCACGACGATCATCCGCATTTGCCAATCGGGTTCCACCAGTTGCAAATCGGCCCAGGGAATCGCCAGTTCCATGCAGTGGTCTAATCCTAGCTGTGCCCGGGTAGGATGGGCTTGCCACTGAAAGAAGTCCTTCGCCTGCTGAAACCACAGGGTTCGGGTTACCAAGTTAATCCCTAGGTGATGGTGAAACAGGTAGTTCACGGGGGACAGGTCGGGGACCTCCGCCAGGGGAATCGGACTGTTGAACAGGGGCTTCTGGGGATAGAACCACAGCACATGCAGTTCCGACGGCACATCAATTCCAGGCTTTGCCCCGGTTTTGAAATCTAGGCGCAGATAGAGATTCAGGTGATCTACTCCGTACCAGAGTTTTTGCACCGCGTTGCTTTGGTGCATTGTGCCCCGTGCGCCGCCCACGTCAATGCGTCCAGCTCGCTCCCAGTCTTGCTCATCCCCAATGCCGTCAATGATGGGATGGATAAAGCCTTGGGGCTGACGTTCTCCATCTGCCGCGTGATCTTCCACAGGCTGCCGCACGTTGAGGGGCACAGATTCATTCAGGGCTTGGTACAACGCAATTAGGTGTTCGCGGAAAAGCTGGTCAAACATGGCGTCTTGGTTGGAGGAATGACCTTCGCCAAACCACCAAAACCAGTCCGAACCTTCGGCAGCATAGAGGGCTTCCCAGGCATCGGGATTATTTTCCTCGGTAGCTTCGGGATGTCTTGCCAAGGTTTGACGGGCTTGGGTCAGCAAATCCCACGCCCGATTTTTGGCAGGATCACCAATCCAAGTGGTAAAACTGCCATCTACCCACGATCCGCTATGGAGTTTGCTGGCAGGAAGGGATACGGTGGCGGGAAACTGATCGAGAAATTCCGCGACGGTCACCAATTGAATCCCGGTATGGTGGCTCAGACGTTCGTATAGAGACTCTAAGAAGGGCAATCCATCCTGCTTATAGTATTCCCAACAGTTTTCGCCATCCAGGGCGATAGTAACCAGCCAGGGATCGGTAATGGCTCCCCCCGCGTAGTACCGCTGCCGAAAGGAACGGGCGATCGCCTCTAAATGTCCAATTAAATCCGTAGCGGCCGCTGCAGGCTCCATGCCGCCGTAGGTAAAGCCAATCAGATCGGATAGACGGTGATCGCGGAAGACGATCGCCAGATCCCCGTGGGGAGTTTCTAAGCGATAGGGGCGGTAGAGGAGTTCCGGTTCTTCCACATTCCCGGAAGCATCCCGATGGAAGAAGTGTCCCAACGTCCAGCCCAGTACCGCCTCATCGGAACAGAGCCACTGGAAGCCTTGCTTCGCCACATCGGGCAAAATAGCCGGACTCACCGACTGTTCCGACGGCCATAGACCACGCGGCGAACAGCCAAAGCGATCGCGGTACATATCCCAGGCTTTTTTCAGATGGCGGGGAATATCCTCCGCCCACTGGAACCGCTGTTCGGGCAAAACCATTTGCGGCACGGCCACCCGTCCACAATTGGTGTCAGCCAGCAGCGGCAGGATGGGATGGGTGTAGGGTGTGGTGGTAATCTCAAGCTGTCCCCGCTCTTGCATGAGGCGGTGCTGGGGAATGATTCGGCTCAGAATTTCTCGCTGTTTTGAATAAATGCGCTGGCGATCGCTCAGGGTGTAGTTACGACCTTGATTGAGCCATTGGGCAATGTCGGGATCGTCCCAGAAGAGTGGATCAAACCAGGCGAGGTTATGCCATGCGGTCAGATCTGCGTACTCTTGTAAGCCCCAGTTTTCCAGGCACCAATTTTGCCCTCGATCTTGCCGTTGGTAAAATAGCTCCGCGTAGCGGGGATGGGGATCGACCATCGTGCGGTGATGGGCATCGAAAAAGTGCTGCACGATGAACTCTCGCTGCTCTAACGTAAGCTGATCTTCCGGCGTCAGCGCAATGGTGAGGTAGGGATCAAACGCAGTTCCAGCCACATAATCCTCAATCTGCATGATTAAGGACGGAACCAGGTTTACGGTTTGGTGCAGCTTGGGGTAGCGCTCTAGAAGGAGTACCAAATCCAGATAATCTTTGGTTCCGTGCAGTCTCACCCACGGGAGTTGATACCGTCCGGCAGCACGGCTTTTGTAAAGAGGCTGATGCTGATGCCAGATGACGGCCACGTATAAGGGATGAGACATACGTTCTCCTTAAGAAGCAACCCAAAACCTTGGCAGAGATACATGGTGTATCCCTGCCTTTTACTGTACCAATATCAATGGTCTTTGGATTTCGATCGTCCTAGTTAGGGCGATCGCTCCAACGGCCTAAATCACTTGCTCGACTTCAGCAATTTCGGGAATCGCTTCACGGAGGCGGCGCTCAATCCCCATCCTTAGGGTCATGGTGGAGCTAGGGCAGGAACCACACGCTCCCTGAAGCCGCAACTTAACAATGGGGCCATCGAGTTCAACCAGCTCAACGTTCCCGCCATCAGACATGAGGTAAGGGCGCAGTTCATCCAGCACCTTCTCAACGTTGTCTGGAGTGAGTTCCATGGTTTGCTGAGACATAATTCACCTTTGGGAATTCATCAAGTTAGAGTTCGGGATTTGCATAGATGCCAGTGTAACACTGTGGGCAGGGTTGGGGAGTGGGGAGTGGCGGGGTAATGGACTCAGTCATGAATGACTCTCTAAACGCCATGGTCTGGTCTAACGTGATGGGAATTGGATTACTTGGCCTCGTTAGCGGGCACTAATTCGACATTCACTTCGTTGATTTGTCGTCGTCGTAGCTCTACCGATTCCGAACGAGGCAATAGGTCAAACACCTCGCGGAACACATCATCGATCTGCTCGAAGGACAGCACACCCGCTTCGTCCAGCACCACGTTTCCGGATGGGTCAAACACCACGGTTTGGGGCAACAATCCTTTGTAGTAGTAACCGGGTTCGGTGCGATCGTACTGGGCTTTTGGCGCAATGGAATCTAGGCTGAGGAAGATAAAATCCGTCGCCCGCCCATAGTAGGCATCCAGTTGTGACAGCACTGACGTATATTCTTTGCAATCCTTACTGTCATCCACATAGAGCACCAGCAGGGTTGGTTTGTCCCGCTGGAACGACTCCGCCAGGGTCACGCGCGGCGGCACAAGGGAACCGTTTCCACCGTAGAGCGGGAAAATATTGCCGTCGTAGTGGTCGTCGGTTAGGCCAGCCCAAGCCGGAGCGACGCCAATTACGAGAACAGCTAGCAGAGAAACTAAAATTGATCGAAGCACATTAAGCATGGAGCGTGGAAATTCAGAAAAGACAGCTCTATGCCATTGTGCCTGATTGGGGTGCGCGTTGGTCAGGTGTTTCTAATTTTGTGGGGAGGGTTCAGCCTCGGATGGCTCGTCGTTAGCGGATTCTGACTCTGTTCGGGACGGGACAGGCGATCGCTCCGATTCGGGAATTTCTTGGAAGCTTTGGATGACGCGATCCAGTTCAGTCCGGTTTGCGGCCAAGGTTTCAGGAACCGTCCACGCCAGAATTTGGTGAAAGTGGGTGGAGGTTTCAACGGTGGTATGCAGATAAACCACATCCAGATCCCCAAGTTTGCCCCGAATTTCGTACTGAATTGCAGGATACGCCCCAACCTTCAGCGTGACCGGATCGCCAACTTCAATCTCACCCGCCGCTTTTAGACGATCTTCTAGTAGCTTGCGGGTCGTTTCGGAATGGGTTTCGATCGTCCAGTTGGTGTCCGGTTCTTCTGCCTTCAGAGCCTCTTTAGATTCGGAAAGCACGATAACGTACAGTTTGCGCTCGTAGTTCGCGGCTTGCAGTTCCGCCGAGTCGTGCAGTTGATTCTCTGCTTGCCATCCGGTTGGTAACGTCAGCCGACTCGCACCATCGGAACTGACCAGTACGGTTTCCGGTGGTGCAGGAATTTCGCTCTGGGGTTCAA
Proteins encoded in this window:
- a CDS encoding GntR family transcriptional regulator, translating into MANSTSNRRSPPLHLVISEKLRTQILEGRYPPGTKIPSEHQLMEQFEVSRITVRRAIANLVQQGLVITQRGRGVFVKEQRKATYFLSNPIVFVEEDLARQGFASAIENLIFEPISVPDHIGQKLQIPRQSEVYFQKKVLLIDGIPSALDMTYLVAELGQAYATELQCAMTFPILERNGVSIHRIEATLESTHADNELSQRLNVPLGGPILVYRYLAHTGNRPILCGETLSRGDRLAYSVVLTK
- a CDS encoding DUF427 domain-containing protein — its product is MINRDRPPLQPGQESVWDYPRPPRLEDTNHHIQVVLNGVTLADTHRAKRVLETSHPPVYYIPPEDVRMEYLTQSSRSSFCEWKGRAGYYTITVGDRCEPDSAWFYANPTPTFAGIQNYIAFYPSRMDACIVNGEPVTPQPGDFYGGWITKNIVGPFKGAPGTWGW
- a CDS encoding glutathione S-transferase family protein, which produces MGLKLYGGARSRASIVQWYLEELGQPYEFVLLDMQVGEHRQPDFLAINPMGKVPALVDGDFTLWESGAILLYLAEKYSQDASTLEQRSHLAQWVLFANATLGPGLFTESTREKERATLFPALNQILDQHPFLMGDTFTVADVAVGAYLSYMTLMLGITYEEYPALNTYVNQLTDRPAYQNTIGARRA
- a CDS encoding tetratricopeptide repeat protein, with amino-acid sequence MCRKFGLCVSRGILLHDSDPSMPQLRQLALASAHDGDYECAITTFNHLLNLCPTSAVDYNNRGLVHFQAGHLDRAIADYNTALELDPYLDSAYNNRANYYAAKGDFLDAILDYNLALEINPDNIRAWINQGITFRDLRMYERALKNFNLALTFKQFEGRIYAERGRTHHLSGDWNWAIADYERACQLFAQDPHQPSGKRLKRQVERWINELLCNLKM
- a CDS encoding glycoside hydrolase gives rise to the protein MSHPLYVAVIWHQHQPLYKSRAAGRYQLPWVRLHGTKDYLDLVLLLERYPKLHQTVNLVPSLIMQIEDYVAGTAFDPYLTIALTPEDQLTLEQREFIVQHFFDAHHRTMVDPHPRYAELFYQRQDRGQNWCLENWGLQEYADLTAWHNLAWFDPLFWDDPDIAQWLNQGRNYTLSDRQRIYSKQREILSRIIPQHRLMQERGQLEITTTPYTHPILPLLADTNCGRVAVPQMVLPEQRFQWAEDIPRHLKKAWDMYRDRFGCSPRGLWPSEQSVSPAILPDVAKQGFQWLCSDEAVLGWTLGHFFHRDASGNVEEPELLYRPYRLETPHGDLAIVFRDHRLSDLIGFTYGGMEPAAAATDLIGHLEAIARSFRQRYYAGGAITDPWLVTIALDGENCWEYYKQDGLPFLESLYERLSHHTGIQLVTVAEFLDQFPATVSLPASKLHSGSWVDGSFTTWIGDPAKNRAWDLLTQARQTLARHPEATEENNPDAWEALYAAEGSDWFWWFGEGHSSNQDAMFDQLFREHLIALYQALNESVPLNVRQPVEDHAADGERQPQGFIHPIIDGIGDEQDWERAGRIDVGGARGTMHQSNAVQKLWYGVDHLNLYLRLDFKTGAKPGIDVPSELHVLWFYPQKPLFNSPIPLAEVPDLSPVNYLFHHHLGINLVTRTLWFQQAKDFFQWQAHPTRAQLGLDHCMELAIPWADLQLVEPDWQMRMIVVLAEDGRFASYLPEQTLIPVTVP
- a CDS encoding NifU family protein, coding for MELTPDNVEKVLDELRPYLMSDGGNVELVELDGPIVKLRLQGACGSCPSSTMTLRMGIERRLREAIPEIAEVEQVI
- a CDS encoding thylakoid membrane photosystem I accumulation factor — its product is MLNVLRSILVSLLAVLVIGVAPAWAGLTDDHYDGNIFPLYGGNGSLVPPRVTLAESFQRDKPTLLVLYVDDSKDCKEYTSVLSQLDAYYGRATDFIFLSLDSIAPKAQYDRTEPGYYYKGLLPQTVVFDPSGNVVLDEAGVLSFEQIDDVFREVFDLLPRSESVELRRRQINEVNVELVPANEAK